GGAAAATTGGCTAGCGCTCTGCATCATCCATCAGCATAATTTCTCTCTATTCTTAAATTGTAGGTTGTTTTAATTTTATTAAATTTATAGATTTTGCTACGATTtagatatatattatatcttgagAATAAGGATGGTGGGACAAAAGATTCAAATTTTATCACCCTCCGTTACCGACAGTCCGATACACATCGAAATGGCTTTGGCGTCTTTGACCTCAGCTTTGCTTCGCAGTTCGCCACTTTGACGGGCGACCGAAGTCGCGacaccccccaccccccccaaACACACCACCGAACCAAACAAATCAATCCCCCCTTAAACCCTGCTCGCTGATCACCGCACCACGCAGCTTTccgctcccctcccctccccgatGGACGCGCCGGCGAAGCGGCGGCACCAGCCCGGCGGCGCCCACCCGACGCGCCGCAAGGTCGTGGAGGAGCCCTTCCACCCCGCGGCGCcaacccccgccgccgccgctgcggcaGCGCCCCCCTCCCGCCTCGTCGGCGCCATCGTCGAGAAGGgcttcaccgccgccgcgccttcCTTCGCCCCGCGTCCCTCGGTCCTCCCCTTCCCCGTCGCCCGCCACCGCTCCCACGGCCCCGtaagccgccgcccctcccaaACCCTAGGCCCCCGGCCCCCCAAACCCCTTTTGGATTTGCCTTGCTGCTTTTTTGCTTGCGCACTCCACAACTGACCAGCTGCTGTTTCCGGTTCCGCAGCACTGGGGTCCCGTGGCGAAGGGCGCTGGTAAGGATGGGGATGAGGAGGAGAACGACGAGATGGACACGGACGAGACGGATTACCAGCAGGTGGCAGCCGCCGCGGCTGGCCCAGtgaggaagaaggagaagaaaggGATGGATTTCAGCCGGTGGCGGGAGTTTGTTGGCGATGCTTCCCCCAAGCGGCAGCAGGGGAAGCCAATGCAGGCCAAGAAACAGAGCGAGCTGAAAATCGATGCTGGGGCTGTGACTTCGAATGTGGGTGCTGCGTCAGCTGGGGTTAGACAATTGGAGGGAGGCGCAATGCAGATTGACAGTGGAAATGCCAGGGAAGGACCAGGTGCCGCAATTTCGGTTTCTGATGTTGTGTCCAAGAAACCGATGAATCAGGCGGAATCGAGAGTTGAATTGGTGAAGCCAGGTGAGGTTAGGAATTCGGCATTGCAAGGAGAGAGAATGGAACTGGATGGCGGGGAGTCATCGATGGAAGCGGAGATTAACGCAGAGAACATGGCTAGGTTGGCTGGGATGTCTTCAGGGGAGATTGCGGAGGCACAGGCGGATATCATAAATAAGATGAACCCTGCATTGGTGGAGATGCtgaggcggcgggggagggagaAATCTGGAGGCACGAAGGGTGCGGGTAAGGACAAGGGTACGGAAAACCTAGGGCCGCAGAAGGCTAAAAGGGCTACACCAGGGGATTGGTTGATGGCTGGTGAACATAATGGACGCTCTTGGAAAGCGTGGAGTGAGAGGGTGGAGCGGATCAGGTCATGTAGGTTTACATTGGATGGAGATATATTGGGGTTTCAATCTTCTCAAGGGCAGCAAGATGGTACATTGTTTGTTTTCGTTCTCCTGAGTTACATTAGCTTCTGTCATGGTGGTATCCTTTAGATGACAGCCTATCACTCCCATTTTCAGGCAAGAAGACACATGCAGAAAACGTAGCTGAGCGTGATTTCCTTAGAACAGAAGGAGACCCTGCAGCTGTTGGGTACACAATCAATGAGGCAGTGGCACTTACGAGGAGCATGGTTTGTTTTATAGACCCACTGCTTTTCTACTATTTGTCTGTTTAACTGCAAAAGTTCATTTCAAAATGCCTGTCCACTGAGAAATTAAGAGTGTGATTGTTGCAATACTTTCACTCGCTATCCTATTTTAAGGATATCAAATAGGTTCACTGGTTGTAGCATGGTGTGAATATTCATTGCCTTTTGGGTTCATGGATTGTGCATTTATATTCCACTTGCGTTTTTTCAAGTATTGGTAGTTAGTTTGTTATTTCTGAATTTGCAAATTTCATGTATACGATGTTCAGACAAAAAAGGTCTTTAGTACTTAAATTGTACTATGTATCGCATGATTTTGTTGCATCATAACATGCTCAAGGTGCTAGGTGAGGCAGTGAAGTTGTTCGAAAATTTGGTTTATATAGAACTAATTATCTTGTAAGTGACTGTGTTCAAGTTCAATGTGCTAATCTGTGTACTTGTATATTAATGTTTGGTGGGTTAGGAATGATGTGGCAAGGGTAGCAGTAATTGTCACTACCTCAGGTTGCAAAGAATAGTTTCATATGTTTACATGATCTATTGAAGTCTGATTAAAAAATACTTGCAATATCTCAACATGTGATATAATTGAGATTCCTCAAATTATAGGTTCCTGGCCAGCGTGTGCTTGCACTGCAGCTTCTTGCTTCTATTTTGAATAGGGCATTGCAGAGCCTGCATAAAATGGATCTACTTGATAATGTTAAAGAAATGGACCTTAATGACAAATTTCATGACTGGCAAGCAGTTTGGGCATATGCCCTTGGGCCTGAACCGGAGTTGGTACTCTCTCTAAGGTAAAATATCCTTTCTTAACTACTCTCTTTCTTAACAATGTGAGCCCATTTTTGTGGGAGTTATCGCTTGACAATTTGAATGCATTGAGGAAGTAAAGTGTGGAATTATTGCATTGTTTTGACTCTCCCCCTATCTATTACTGACATGCTGTAGAAATTATTTGACTTTTGAGTGTTTGTACTATGCCATTTACATGAATATATGCTATTTCTTGGACTCACTGCTTCCTTGTTATGTGCACCTGTTGGGCTTGAACTTATATTGTCAAATAGAGGGAATAGAAGTATGGATTCAGATTTGCATCTGCATCTGATACAGAGACTTTTAGTTTAACAATGAAGACAATTGTATCTGGAATATATTAAATAGTTCGATCAGTTGTAAAATATTGTCATTAACCTCTCAGGTTTGCATAGACTTTAGCTTGGTATTTCAAAGGTGGCAAGTGGCATCAAAGTTTGAAAAAGTACCCTTCAGCAATTGCACTTCATGTTATAGTCATGGTAGAGGATGAGAAATAAGAGTTTGTAGCTTAAAGCCATCTCATATATTTGCTACCAGTCATCACCACATGTATATGTGAAGTATTCCTTATAATACTAATGCTTCATCACATTACTCTTtcttcttaggaattgctttaTTGGTCAAACTATATTCTAGGGAGGTATGACCTATCTTGTGTTTCATATTAGTTACCACAGGTGCATTCACGTAGCAGGCAAATGCACTATAGAAAACAGAGGGGTGATGAAGACTTGGGGTGGACCTCACTTACAATGGGTCAAATTCTTGTGTCCACTTTAATGCGCACATGCGTTGTGCCTTACGAGAATCTGTGTGCCTGTGCTTCATGAGGCTGCAGATTTATCCAGGGCCTACAGAATTAGGCGTTTGGGGGTGTGCATTTGCAAGTGTGCTTATGCATCTACCTTGTATTCTAATCACATCTTTGCATTGGATTAGTTTGAGCCAAAGGAAGCTATTGGGGATCTTGTGAATTGTTTGTCTTACTCTTTCCTATTTTTCTTTGTACTTATCTGTTACTAACTGAAGCAACTACAGGATGGCATTGGATGATAACCATGATTCTGTAGTTTTGAGTTGTGCTAAAGTAATTAATGCTATGCTGAGCTTTGAGTTCAATGAATCATATTTTGAATCTTCAGAGGTAACTTTACTTCTTTTTTTTGAGTCTTTTCTGTTACTGTTTCAAGTCCCATACTCTCATTTGGTCAATCTTCTGCTGCAGAGAGCAGTAGATCACGGGAAAGATATCTGCACAGCTCCTGTGTTTCGTAGCAAACCTGATCTAGATGGAGGCTTTCTTCAAGGAGGTTTTTGGAAATATAACACTAAACCATCGAATATACTCCCACAATATGGTGATAATGATGAGGACGAAGGTGATGAGAAGCATACCATTCAGGATGATGTTATCGTGTCTGGACAAGATGTTGCTGCTGGTTTTATTAGGATGGGAATACTTCCACGAATATGTTTTCTTTTGGAGGTCagcttttgtttttttttttgtacTTACTTTGAACTTTGTGCTTTCTTGTGCCATATATGCTCTGTTAAAATAGCAGTGGAATACCTTCTTACTCCTTGGATTGTAGCACCTGTTTCTCACCAGTAAATTTCCAGCAGATTGGTGTCCACTAGCATTATTTGCCCTGGTCACATTATGGCAATTTTTCGTTTTTAATAGATGTATAATAAGACTAGTTATGTTCaacttttggatttttctgcaCTATTCTAGTATTCCTTGGATTCCTTGGAGCATATTCTGGTGGTAGGTGTCAATTACTTATTTCACTATCATTATTTCCTCGAGTAAAGCTTTGGTGCTGTTGTTTGCCTCATTTTAAGGGATTGTCTTGTACATTTCTGTTCCTCTTAATTGATGGGCAGGCTTCTGCCATACCCGCCCCCCCTCCAAAAAAAATTATTTATTATGTGCTTTTATCCAACATCTGAATATTAATTTTGAATGTGTTTCCTGGCTTCTGTTCTATCCCTTTATTATGTGCTCAGCCATGATATTTGGTTGAATGGAGCTGTTTGTTTTGTAGTGATAACGTTGCATGTCATAAATATCATTTGTGTAGCAATCATTGTATCAGCTAATGTCAAATTGACTTATTTAGTACTTCCTGTTTTTTGAAAAAGTATCATCATGAAGGACCTTAAATTTaacctttttctttttcattcAGATGGACCCACCTCCTGTTTTGGAAGATTATCTTGTTTCCATTCTTGTGGCACTAGCTAGGCACTCCCCACAGTCTGCTGATGCAATCTTGAATTGTCCAAGGCTTATCCAAAGTGTTACTAAGCTGTTGTCAAAGCAAGGATCAATGGAAATTCGCTCCTCACAGATCAAAGGGGTTACTCTCTTGAAGGTAAGTTCTTTTGACAATTGTGTGTTACAGAGTTAACATGATAGGTAGCTGTCATCTTCGATTGACATATTACACACTTATGTTGATGGCTTGATACTTAATAGCTCCTTTAGGTGCAGATTATTGTTAGTGCTTACTTTAATGATCTCTTGATCTGGCAATCATTTTCCCAGTAACGCCTGGCATTCTTCTGAATTTTTAGTTGAGCTCAAACGATTCTCTTTGTATGCAAATGCATGGTAGCTAATAACTCCATATCAATTGTCACATGGCGTAGTTGGTTCTCGAATGGGTTCCTTTTTAGGCATGCATATTGCTTGCTCCTTGTCCAATCATACCTCCGTTGACAATCTATGATTCATGTATACTAATTGGTGTGTTTTCATATTATATGGCGTATATATTCGCTTCAATTATTTTAGTATTGTACGATGAAAAATATAAGCATCTTAAAAGTTACTGCAACTCTACAAGTTGAATCATATACTACAAAAGATGTGTTGTACTCTCTGTTTTCTGTTATTGCTTTTATTTCTGCCAAACAGGAACTTTTTGTAGCATCTAAAGTCATTTGTTTCTTTTTCTTAGGTTTTGTCCAAATACAACAGGCAAACATGCTTGAATTTTGTGAACCATGGAGTTTTTCAGCAGGCAATGTGGCACTGGTACAGAAAAGCCGGTACTCTTGAGGATTGGGTAAGGTCTGGAATGGAACAGTGCAAGCTTAGTTCAGCAATGATGGTTGAGCAGCTGCGGTTTTGGAGAAGCTGTATCTCTTATGGGTTTTGCGTAACACACTTTGCAGATTTGTTTCCTGTTCTATGCCTGTGGCTCAGTCCTCCGAATAAGAAACTAAGTGAACACAATGTTCTCGTTGAGTTTAGTTCTGTTGCTAGAGAGTCATATCTTGTCTTAGGGGCTCTGGCGCAAAGGTTGCCGCTTCTTCATTCAGTGGAGCAGCTTGCCAAGCAAGATGTGGGAGTTTCTGCTTCCAGTTACATGGAGACATGGTCTTGGAGCCATGTAGTCCCGACGGTAGACCTAGCACTCTCTTGGTTACATCTGAATGATATTCCTTATGTATGTTCACTTGTTAGCGGTCAGAATATGAATACAAAGCACATGCTAGAGGCAAGCTACTTGATTTTGGTGGTTGCTTCTGTGCTAGGCATGCTTAATTCAATCCTAGAAAGAATATCACCGGATGCCACTTATGATGGTAAAAATTATAGCTTGCCTTGGATACCTGATTTTGTCCCTAAAATTGGCCTGGGCATAATTGGTAATGGATTTTTCAGCATCTCTGGCACTGTTGCTTTTGGAAATCTGGATCATCAGTCTTTGTGCCGCACATCATTGGTGCAGGGACTTTGTTATATGAGATGCCACGGTAACGTTGATGTGTCATTGTCTTCCATAAGTTGCCTTAAAAGATTAATGCAGCTATCCTGGTCTGTTGACAGAGTGATTCAGGGAGCCACAAAAAGTTGTTCAGAGCATCTCAATGAATCTAAAACTGGGGCAGCTGGCAAGCTACTAGGAGAAGGTATCTCCAGTTTATGGCATGATGACTTATTACACTTGCTAACTTCGCTCTTGCCAATGATTTCCTCGCAGTGGTCCATATTACAGAACATAGAGGTGTTTGGTAGAGGAGG
The genomic region above belongs to Panicum hallii strain FIL2 chromosome 4, PHallii_v3.1, whole genome shotgun sequence and contains:
- the LOC112888917 gene encoding transcriptional elongation regulator MINIYO isoform X2: MDAPAKRRHQPGGAHPTRRKVVEEPFHPAAPTPAAAAAAAPPSRLVGAIVEKGFTAAAPSFAPRPSVLPFPVARHRSHGPHWGPVAKGAGKDGDEEENDEMDTDETDYQQVAAAAAGPVRKKEKKGMDFSRWREFVGDASPKRQQGKPMQAKKQSELKIDAGAVTSNVGAASAGVRQLEGGAMQIDSGNAREGPGAAISVSDVVSKKPMNQAESRVELVKPGEVRNSALQGERMELDGGESSMEAEINAENMARLAGMSSGEIAEAQADIINKMNPALVEMLRRRGREKSGGTKGAGKDKGTENLGPQKAKRATPGDWLMAGEHNGRSWKAWSERVERIRSCRFTLDGDILGFQSSQGQQDGKKTHAENVAERDFLRTEGDPAAVGYTINEAVALTRSMVPGQRVLALQLLASILNRALQSLHKMDLLDNVKEMDLNDKFHDWQAVWAYALGPEPELVLSLRMALDDNHDSVVLSCAKVINAMLSFEFNESYFESSERAVDHGKDICTAPVFRSKPDLDGGFLQGGFWKYNTKPSNILPQYGDNDEDEGDEKHTIQDDVIVSGQDVAAGFIRMGILPRICFLLEMDPPPVLEDYLVSILVALARHSPQSADAILNCPRLIQSVTKLLSKQGSMEIRSSQIKGVTLLKVLSKYNRQTCLNFVNHGVFQQAMWHWYRKAGTLEDWVRSGMEQCKLSSAMMVEQLRFWRSCISYGFCVTHFADLFPVLCLWLSPPNKKLSEHNVLVEFSSVARESYLVLGALAQRLPLLHSVEQLAKQDVGVSASSYMETWSWSHVVPTVDLALSWLHLNDIPYVCSLVSGQNMNTKHMLEASYLILVVASVLGMLNSILERISPDATYDGKNYSLPWIPDFVPKIGLGIIGNGFFSISGTVAFGNLDHQSLCRTSLVQGLCYMRCHGNVDVSLSSISCLKRLMQLSWSVDRVIQGATKSCSEHLNESKTGAAGKLLGEGISSLWHDDLLHLLTSLLPMISSQWSILQNIEVFGRGGPAPGVGFGWGACGGGFWSLKCLLAQQDSQLVLELFKTFSSAPGPGQISMMEKAFDILFEPSILKYLKSSIHKFASHMALPKPFEWDITEDEYLLFSSVLNSHFRSRWLSIKKKHSDKYAGNNNSTIVPKIPETLEAIQEETELTEAVNEPLSTLVVEWAHQRLPLPVHWILSAICCIDDPKGILLTSANYIIDVSRAGLIFLFGLEAISAAPCLHAPVIWKMHALSVSIRSSMDLLQEDRSRDIFHALQELYGQHLDMLCQKYYRSHSVKEDDSVGMANLEEGKEISRLEILRFEEKIHGSYTSFVESLVEQFAAVSYGDVIFGRQVVIYLHRMVEPSVRLAAWNALSNAYVLELLPALDKCIGNMEGYLEPLEADEKILESYAKSWTSGVLDKAAQRDSMSYTLAKHHLSGFVFQCRVSGKTLRYKVVKSLLRCYAQKRHHEAMLKSFVLQGIAQDPERSSNELDQRFEILKDACEMNSSLLAEVQRLKASLGQ
- the LOC112888917 gene encoding transcriptional elongation regulator MINIYO isoform X1, with the protein product MDAPAKRRHQPGGAHPTRRKVVEEPFHPAAPTPAAAAAAAPPSRLVGAIVEKGFTAAAPSFAPRPSVLPFPVARHRSHGPHWGPVAKGAGKDGDEEENDEMDTDETDYQQVAAAAAGPVRKKEKKGMDFSRWREFVGDASPKRQQGKPMQAKKQSELKIDAGAVTSNVGAASAGVRQLEGGAMQIDSGNAREGPGAAISVSDVVSKKPMNQAESRVELVKPGEVRNSALQGERMELDGGESSMEAEINAENMARLAGMSSGEIAEAQADIINKMNPALVEMLRRRGREKSGGTKGAGKDKGTENLGPQKAKRATPGDWLMAGEHNGRSWKAWSERVERIRSCRFTLDGDILGFQSSQGQQDGKKTHAENVAERDFLRTEGDPAAVGYTINEAVALTRSMVPGQRVLALQLLASILNRALQSLHKMDLLDNVKEMDLNDKFHDWQAVWAYALGPEPELVLSLRMALDDNHDSVVLSCAKVINAMLSFEFNESYFESSERAVDHGKDICTAPVFRSKPDLDGGFLQGGFWKYNTKPSNILPQYGDNDEDEGDEKHTIQDDVIVSGQDVAAGFIRMGILPRICFLLEMDPPPVLEDYLVSILVALARHSPQSADAILNCPRLIQSVTKLLSKQGSMEIRSSQIKGVTLLKVLSKYNRQTCLNFVNHGVFQQAMWHWYRKAGTLEDWVRSGMEQCKLSSAMMVEQLRFWRSCISYGFCVTHFADLFPVLCLWLSPPNKKLSEHNVLVEFSSVARESYLVLGALAQRLPLLHSVEQLAKQDVGVSASSYMETWSWSHVVPTVDLALSWLHLNDIPYVCSLVSGQNMNTKHMLEASYLILVVASVLGMLNSILERISPDATYDGKNYSLPWIPDFVPKIGLGIIGNGFFSISGTVAFGNLDHQSLCRTSLVQGLCYMRCHGNVDVSLSSISCLKRLMQLSWSVDRVIQGATKSCSEHLNESKTGAAGKLLGEGISSLWHDDLLHLLTSLLPMISSQWSILQNIEVFGRGGPAPGVGFGWGACGGGFWSLKCLLAQQDSQLVLELFKTFSSAPGLVTHNNGVNSDNVTNTAVTASDRISSSLGVSSIAGPGQISMMEKAFDILFEPSILKYLKSSIHKFASHMALPKPFEWDITEDEYLLFSSVLNSHFRSRWLSIKKKHSDKYAGNNNSTIVPKIPETLEAIQEETELTEAVNEPLSTLVVEWAHQRLPLPVHWILSAICCIDDPKGILLTSANYIIDVSRAGLIFLFGLEAISAAPCLHAPVIWKMHALSVSIRSSMDLLQEDRSRDIFHALQELYGQHLDMLCQKYYRSHSVKEDDSVGMANLEEGKEISRLEILRFEEKIHGSYTSFVESLVEQFAAVSYGDVIFGRQVVIYLHRMVEPSVRLAAWNALSNAYVLELLPALDKCIGNMEGYLEPLEADEKILESYAKSWTSGVLDKAAQRDSMSYTLAKHHLSGFVFQCRVSGKTLRYKVVKSLLRCYAQKRHHEAMLKSFVLQGIAQDPERSSNELDQRFEILKDACEMNSSLLAEVQRLKASLGQ